In Brassica napus cultivar Da-Ae chromosome A3, Da-Ae, whole genome shotgun sequence, the sequence TCCCTTCCCCTTAAAGATTGAACCAAAAACCCCAATAATATTGCTCTAAGGGGGTGATTGGTAAAGGCTGTAGCTTTAACTTTTTTGCTGTAGAACAAGTGCTGTAGATTTTTTTGCTGTAGCTGTAAATTTTTTTGCTGTAAAATTTTGGCTGTAAGATCTTAGCTGTAGGTTTTCTttttaaagcatgattggtataCATTAGCTGTAGATTagtattatatacatatattaaacaaCATACtaatagaaacaaaataaaacttataataataataattttactgaataaataaaaataaagaattctaaaaaaaaccatttaaaaaaaagtaaattttttttaaatataataataaatcaatagcTAGTCTACCCACGAGTATTCCATAAATCCATTGCAATGTTATCTCGTAATCCTTCCATATATTGCCTCGAACCAGCTCCTTCTTCTAAAActgcttcatcttcatcatccatTGGAGGTTGTTGATCATTTTCCTCCCTCCAATCAACATCGAAGTCAGGATCATGTATGCTTGATTTACGTACAAAGTTATGTAGCGTCATAGTTGCTGCCACAAGCTTTCTTGTTGTTCCAATGTCGTACCTTGCTTTATCTTGCATTATCCTCCATTTCCCTTTCCAAACTCCAAATGTTCTTTCAATGACACATCGAAGTGAGGAATGACGACggttaaatttttctttatgatTACTAGGTggagcttgattttgaaactgaTTTTGATGGTACCGAGTTTGCCTATAGGGTCCCAGATACCCACGCCGTAAAGCATATCCTGAGTCGACAAGGTAATACTTACCTACAGGTGGATGTGGAAAGTTAGGATCACCTTGCATAGCTAAAGCAAGTACTTTTGCATCATGCGCAGACCCAGGCATGCcaacatatatgtatgtgaaTAACATATCCATGTCGCAAATTGCAAGAATATTCATGCTGCAAACGCTTTTTCTATTCCAGTATCGTTGTTGATCTCGTCCCGATACGACGACAGGAACATGTGTCCCATCCATTGCACCTATAAATCCTCTGAAGTACGGCCAATAACGCTTGTCAGATCGCAACTTCGGATGAACTTGAGTGAGACTCGCATGATCTGGTTTAAACATATCTTTTGCCATCTGTTCCATGGCATCAAGAACCTCATGGAATTTTCTGGATATCGTCTCTTGCGAATGCCCAAACATTCTCATGGCATTTCGCTGAGTAATACTATGACCACATATGTATAAAAACATTGCCACACTCTCTTTGACCGTCACATTGTGAGATGATCTCATCTTGTATTTCTCTTCTATGGTATCACATAGCTCAAGAAACACTTTAGGACGCATTCTCACAAGAAAGTGGCATTGATCTGGATGACCGTGAATCAACTCCTCAACAAATTGACGACCGCGGTTAGGATGTGCACACAATGGTTGCTTAACAATATTCATTGTTATGTACTCATTTATTAACTGAGAATCATCTTCATCAGTATCATCCACCATTTGCCAAAACAGTTGGACAAtctgtatattaaaaaaaaatttgtaaattaacactcataataatttttatttagatccaaaaaaaataaaaccaactaaataatatataaataataaaaaccaaGTAATTTCAACTCCTAAAAATCCTAAGAaaattaaatcttattttaatgaTTAATCATCATGTTTACGACCAATCATTTGCTCCAAATAAAGAAGTGCAAACTTGCTTTCTTGAATTCCTAAAAACCATCTTCTAGCACTTTCATTTGTAGACAGTAAATTAGTTGCATCCCAATAAAACGGGGTTCCAAATTCAATTGCTTCTATTTGATGTAGTCGTCGGGCAGCAATGGTTATGTCAGAAGTTAAAGCCGATGACATCTCCAATGCAGCATTTTTTATTGCATCAGAACGTTCACGAAAAGCTTTTGATAAATCTGACTGGCTATCAATGTTGGCTGCACCACGTTTACGTTTATTTCGTTGTTCATGGTTTGGTCTTTCATCGGAAGGTGTATGAATGGTGGTTGGTGTGGACTCCATGTTCTGAGTTTGTCCATCTAACGAAGTAGAGAACAAGACGTCTGGATCATCACTAACAAATGATGTGTTAATGTCAAACTGTGTTCCAGTCTCATATCCATGTTGAGGACGATACACATCAGGACCATTTCCAACTGACCATCCATCTTCGACTCCTATGTGAGTTCCACTAAACAATTTTTCCAATAGGTCTTCATTTGCTAAAGATTTCTTTTTAAATCTTCTAGCGACATCgttttcctaatttttaaataaatagttagtATCTTATTATGctaaaatatcttaaaaattactattagaGAATTTTGACATGCTTACTTGTATCCGATCATTCCACCATTCGTCTTCCATATTAATTACTCCTGTGATACGATCAACAGTCACTCCGGTATACTTGCATAGTCGATTGTAGCAATCGTACCATGTTTTCAAGTTACGAAGATGGTTTGCAAAATTTTTCCATGCTAAATCAAATCCAGTAGCTTCTTTAAAGTTCTTCCTCACTCTTAGttttccttcttttgttaaagaTTTGTCTACCCAATTTTCTTTATCAAGTTGAAGTAAAAACATCTCTATAAATGTTCGAGAAATTTCATCTGTCCACTTAATATTAATCTATAACAAAAATACATACATcaataacaaatttatttttcctaaagtaaattaagaaaagaaaaatatttacctcTCTCTGAGAAAGTGATGTCACATTTGCGTTGGTTGCACCACCATTGTTTTCACCATTGTTAtttgccatatcttacaaatattattaaaacgtATATTAAATTAGATCAAACATAACCAGActtaaaaagaattaaaaaatacgAGAGGAAAAGATAGTTAAAaactagaagaaaaaatagttcATGCTCTAATGACTACAACAAACAATCtaatatacaaattaaaaactagttataatcaaattaatatgATACGAACATAAAAGAAAACCAGATGAACTTGTGTAATATTAAGCGTAACATATTATTGGTTTTCTTTTCCATGGAACTAGTGTTCATAATCAAATTTCATCTTACATCAATAACATAAAAGAAGACGAAGAGATGGGTTACGTACCTTCTTGTTgcctcttcttattctttttgttCTCTCTGGATTTTTTTTGTCTCGTACGtagatagtatatatatatatatgtttacaacTAGGGTTTTTAGTTTTAGTGTTTATCTTAGGTTTCGTTAGTGTTTatcttatttcttttttgaataaaagttaaatgaaatattccttttttcttttggaaagCTCACAAAACTGAGCTGTAGAAAATTTGCTTTCCAAAGCCATAAACTAAAGCAAAATATGGATTTGGCTGTGAGTTTTAAAAACATAACCAGAGCATGATTGCTTTGATTTTGGGGCTGTAGAGAGATTTGAGGCTGTCTAGAGCATTCACAGCACTTACCAATCACCCCCTAAAGTTACTTTGCAAGGGTTTGaatcacttaaaaaaaaatttcaaaaataaaaaaagttgaaaTGACGTCGTTTTGGAAATTTGAATGTTGACTCAAATTATTTTAACAGTTGACTAACAAGGTAGTAGTATCTTTAGTTACGAAAACAAATTcggaaagaaaaatttaaatcttaatggaGTTTGAGTCGTATTTGATACTGGATTATTGTTGAGGTCGTATATTGGCATCAGGTGgtatttatatattaagaatAGTACATTTACCATGATAGCTTGTGACAGTTCACCTGTATCTTCGCCTGGAATATTTCGAAAAAGCTTTTCGTTTCTCCCaaaattaactttaaattttatataacgaAACCAAAATTCTCTTTTTGTAAAGTGTACgatgattaattaaaaaaataaaactatagaGTGGTAAATTAACTAACATCCAATGGCTGTCGAGGGAGATGACGTAAGCATCTTACGTGTGTTTATGAATAAATCCTAAATTTGGCTAATGTCCAATTATATTAGTTTTGCAAATTTGCAAAATAACTATCTAAATTTCCGTCCAATAATTTGATAAAGAATTTATTAATAGTTATACATAAGTTTTGAATTTCGAATCGCAGATAAAATGATAGAAGTACAACGCAATTCTCATaaaattagaattaaaaaaaatataattacagtACAGATAATAATATCTGGCAGAACGAACGcacaataatattattttctcaaACGAAATTAGAGAAAGAAATTAAAGGactcgtcgtcgtcgtctcctcctcctccaactcATCGATCGTCAAACCCTCAGTCTCTCCTGGTAAAAAACCTCTCCTCACTCGCCTTCTGTGTTTGATCGTTTAGCTCTCGAAGATCTCTGGATCCGATGTTTTTTTCCGCTTGAATTTCGTGTGTATCTTCAAATGATACTCAGATCTTGCGTTATTCATAGTTTCAGCTGTTTTCATGCTTGATCGGCTTCGTTCTAGGTTGTTATCTCAAGTTTTGCTTCCATAGTGATTGTGTTTTTAGTTCGATCTGTTGATCAATCGATCGATTTTCAGTTCAGCGATTCGAGCTGTGTAGTGCCTTTTTACTGAAGAATATGTTTGATGATTTAGTAAACTTCTATTTCAGGTACATCAATGAGAGTCTGAGTTGTTCATGTTCCAAGTTCTATTCTGCAGCCAAAGCGTTGGATGTTTTACAATGCGAAGATTTCACTTGGGCTATGATATGTGGACTCCAAGCGTCTGTGACGGAGCTGGTGAACTAGATGGATAAAGATAACATGGATCAAGCAAAGGGTTATGAACACGTTCGGTATACTGCCGCCCCTGACCCTAGGAGTGAGGGGATTGGCTCTATGAATCAAAGGTTTTCTCACGATTCTTCAACTAATGTTAACATGAATGTACGACCTCCAGATTATGCTATTCCCACCCCTGCTCGGCCAGTTCTGAACTACTCCATACAGACTGGTGAAGAATTTGCGTTTGAGTTTATGAGAGATAGGGTGATTATGAAACCGCAGTTCGTACCCGATGTGTACGGTAAGCCGCCCAGTGGTATGCCTGTTTCTGTTAATTTAAGTGCTATGGGGATGGTTCTTCCGGTGTCAGAGAGTGGGTCTAACACCACGGTGCTTAGCGCAGCAGAGAAACGCCATACCTTTGAGCAAGAGAGAAAACCTCCTGCTAGAAAGGAAGATAAGAGCTACCATGAGCTGGTCAAGTCAGCCCCGGTTATTTCTTCAAGAAATGACACTGGTCAGAAGGTTCAAAGTCTGGTTTCTTCTAGAGCTTCTGATAGCTCTTTGAACCAGGCAAAGTTCTTGTGTAGTTTTGGTGGTAGAATCATACCGCGCCCCAGAGATCAGAAACTTAGATATGTAGGCGGTGAAACGCGTATCATACGGATTAGCAAGGATATTTCTTTCCAAGAACTCATGCGTAAAATGTCAGAAATGTTCCCTGAAGTACGTACCATTAAATATCAGCTGCCAGGCGAAGATCTTGATGCACTAGTCTCTGTATCTTCTGATGAGGATTTACAAAACATGATGGAGGAATGTACTGTGTTTGGTAATGGAGGATCTGAGAAGCCCAGGATGTTTTTGCTTTCAAGCAGTGATATAGAGGAGGGTCAGTTCGGTATGGAAGCTGCAGAGGGTGATTCTGAGGTTCAGTATGTTGTTGCTGTCAATGGGATGGATCTTGGTTCACGTAAAAGTTCCCTTGGTATAACTGCTCCAGGGAACAATTTGGATGAACTACTTCACAGTAATACTGACAGGGAGATCAGTCGAGCTGCCACAGAACCAGCAGTAGCTTCGGTTGCTCCCTTGGCTGGTAATGAGTCTTTGTCAGCGGGCCAAACTTCTCAACCCGTGGCAGGTTTTTCTACTGGTAATGAACCATTTTCACAGCCTTATCTAGGACAGCAAGTGCACTTCACCGGACTTGGTAACCACCAAGTTTACACATCAGCTCACATGGCAAGCATCGGCTATATAGATGAGAAGGGGTCTGCTCCGTTGCATGTTCAACCACAGCCTCATTTTATTCCTTATTCTGTGAATCCTGAAACGCCTCTTGAAGTTGTGGCGCCTCACTATCCACATAAACCAGAGCAAGGAGTTTTGCATGATGAGCAGATCTACCATGTACAAGATTCAGAAGCTTCAACAAAAGAGGCCAAAATGAGAAGAGATGACTCGTTTAAGAAGGTAACTGATCCTGCTAATGTATCTACTGTCGGGACCAGTCTTCCAGcaaaggaaccaaagctgaggATAGAATCATCAACTCCAAGGGTCAGTGAGTACTCTGTTTCCTCTACGTCTGATTTGAAAGTCCCAGATCACGTCCTGAAGGAAGAAGCCCCGGTTTCCACACAAGTATCCGATTCAACACCAAATCCAAGTACCTCAGCTTGTCCAGAGAAAAGTGGTAGAAAATCCCAGGATCATGTTGAGAATAATCTTTCAGCAAAGGAGCCAAAGATGAGAAAAGAACAGTCCACCACAAGGGCCAGTGAGTATTCCATCTCCTCTGTATCAAGTGATTCTATGGTCCCAAATCACACCCTCAAGGAAGAAGCTCCTGTTTCCATGCAAATATCCAACTCAACACCAAATCCAAGTTCCTTTTTTTACCCAGAAGGAAGTCTTAAAACACCTCAGGAATATGTTCCGAAAACGGCTGCCTTAGATACAGCAAATGAAGGCATAAAAATCTATCAGGAGAACCAATTTTCTCTGCCTGGGAGAATCTCTGGATCGGGGCTTGTTACTTCAGATGGTGATTCATCGAATGTGAGTAATGTCGACCAGCAGGTGCTTCATAAAAAGGTTTTTCATTCTGAGCGCATTCCACGAGATATGGCAGAAAGTAAACGTTTGTCTAAATCTGATGATTCCCTTGGTTCCCAATTTGTAATGGCTAAGTCAACTTCAGATGCATTCCTACCTATTAGCGAATCAGCTGAAACTTTTCATGAAGCTAATATGGAGTCCCAGAATGTTCATTCTAGCGCACCAGTAAGACCAGCTCCTGAAAGCCTCTGGACAGCGGAGGGTAATATTTCACAATTTGAAAAAAGGAACTTGGAGCCGAACGCCCCAGAGCACGTAAGTCAGTCAGAGGCTTCAGATAAGGCTGTTCCGCGAGGACACCTAGAGAACGGGGATATTGTTGTTGATATTAATGATAGGTTTCCTCGTGATTTTCTTGCTGATATATTGAAAGTGAAAGAGTCTCTAAGCTTCCCTGGATTAGGGCCATTGCATGGTGATGGAGCTGGAGTGAGTGTAAATGTTCAGAATCTTGACCCTAAAAATTGGTCGTATTTTCGAAATTTGGCGCAGGATGAGTTTGAGAGGAAGGATCTATCCCTTATGGACCAGGACCACCCTGGATTTCCCACTTCCCTTACTAATACCGACGGAGTTCCTATTGATTATAGCTACCCACCATTGCAATCAGAGAAAATTGCTCCAACTCGGTTAAAACCACAAATCCACTTTGATGAGAATATCCAGCCGCATGTGTCCACTACTGCCGTGGCTGATTCGAGAACAGCAGACACACAAGAAGATTACGGTCAGTCACAGTTCAAAGGTGCTGAAACCACAGATGCAAATGTGGTAAGCTTTTTTGTTTTCAAcccaaatatgaaaaatctaataaaatttaACTACCGGAAAAATACATGTTTCAACTAATATATTTGGATATGTAGAATACTGGAGTTCCTCTTATTGACCTTGTTGCTGAGGACAGTAGCCACAGGTCTCTGCAGGTATGCTATGCCTTAGTTAGTTTATGGCTTAACATGTTTACTAGGTGTTGCATTTAACGCTCTCTTTTTAACCAGATAACATGTTTACAACCCAAGTACCAAaaggattttatattttatcaaccAAGTTATGACTTTCCAATAAATGATTTAGCTGCCTTTCTATTTTTTGGTATTTGTCTGTTATTGTTTTAAGGAATTTTTTAGAAAGATCACAATGTACGCTGCTTATAGACTAGACTAAAGTAGTGCATGTCCCCATTGGCAGCCGAAACCATTGGAGCTTAAGAATTATATCGTCAATCTTGCTCCTGGTTTTCTCACTGATTGTGtccattttatttttgtttcaggtCATTAAAAATGATGACTTGGAAGAACTGAAGGAACTAGGTTCTGGTACCTTTGGAACTGTTTACCATGGAAAATGGAGGGGTACAGATGTTGCTATCAAGCGAATAAAAAGGAGCTGTTTCATTGGTCGTTCATCTGAACAAGAGAGACTGGTAAGTAGATTTGATATCCCGTGGTTCTCCCAAATTACATTATTTGTCTGCTTTATGGTCAATAGAGTACTGCTAGAAGACACTACTACTGTCCCCAGAACAGAGCCGTTTTGCTGTTCTTTTTTCTCTTGCATGAAGCGGCTGTTAGATGCTTGTTATAAGCACGAATTTGACATCTCCTATATAgtatagttttactaaatttgtcCTCCACTGCAGAATAACGCTTCTTACTATCCATAAAACCGCATTAGTTTAACTGATTTTCATTTTCAGTAACCAATGATTGAAAATTTCAGACCTCTGAGTTCTGGCATGAAGCTGAAATTCTTTCCAAGCTACATCATCCAAATGTGATGGCATTCTACGGCGTAGTGAGAGATGGGCCAGGAGGGACTTTAGCTACAGTGACAGAGTACATGGTCAATGGATCGCTTAGACATGTTCTGCTCAGCAACAGGTAATTATTTACACATCTCGTTGCTATTCTTGCTTTCTAAAAACAACTTTAGATGTAAACCAGTTCACATTTGGGGAATTACAGGCAGATTGATCGACGTAAGCGACTCATCATTGCAATGGATGCAGCTTTTGGAATGGAGTATTTGCACTCAAAGAACATAGTGCATTTCGATTTGAAATGTGACAACTTGCTTGTCAACTTAAAGGATCCCGCCCGTCCGATTTGCAAGGTAATTTTCTTGGACAGTTCGTTATGTAACATTGTCATATTGTTTTGCTTATGTGATAAGAGAGAGGATGGTTTATGCAGGTTGGTGATTTTGGTCTGtcaaagataaaaagaaacACTTTGGTCACTGGTGGTGTAAGAGGAACCCTCCCTTGGATGGCTCCCGAACTACTTAGTGGCAGCAGCAGCAAAGTTTCTGA encodes:
- the LOC106437842 gene encoding uncharacterized protein LOC106437842, with product MDKDNMDQAKGYEHVRYTAAPDPRSEGIGSMNQRFSHDSSTNVNMNVRPPDYAIPTPARPVLNYSIQTGEEFAFEFMRDRVIMKPQFVPDVYGKPPSGMPVSVNLSAMGMVLPVSESGSNTTVLSAAEKRHTFEQERKPPARKEDKSYHELVKSAPVISSRNDTGQKVQSLVSSRASDSSLNQAKFLCSFGGRIIPRPRDQKLRYVGGETRIIRISKDISFQELMRKMSEMFPEVRTIKYQLPGEDLDALVSVSSDEDLQNMMEECTVFGNGGSEKPRMFLLSSSDIEEGQFGMEAAEGDSEVQYVVAVNGMDLGSRKSSLGITAPGNNLDELLHSNTDREISRAATEPAVASVAPLAGNESLSAGQTSQPVAGFSTGNEPFSQPYLGQQVHFTGLGNHQVYTSAHMASIGYIDEKGSAPLHVQPQPHFIPYSVNPETPLEVVAPHYPHKPEQGVLHDEQIYHVQDSEASTKEAKMRRDDSFKKVTDPANVSTVGTSLPAKEPKLRIESSTPRVSEYSVSSTSDLKVPDHVLKEEAPVSTQVSDSTPNPSTSACPEKSGRKSQDHVENNLSAKEPKMRKEQSTTRASEYSISSVSSDSMVPNHTLKEEAPVSMQISNSTPNPSSFFYPEGSLKTPQEYVPKTAALDTANEGIKIYQENQFSLPGRISGSGLVTSDGDSSNVSNVDQQVLHKKVFHSERIPRDMAESKRLSKSDDSLGSQFVMAKSTSDAFLPISESAETFHEANMESQNVHSSAPVRPAPESLWTAEGNISQFEKRNLEPNAPEHVSQSEASDKAVPRGHLENGDIVVDINDRFPRDFLADILKVKESLSFPGLGPLHGDGAGVSVNVQNLDPKNWSYFRNLAQDEFERKDLSLMDQDHPGFPTSLTNTDGVPIDYSYPPLQSEKIAPTRLKPQIHFDENIQPHVSTTAVADSRTADTQEDYGQSQFKGAETTDANVNTGVPLIDLVAEDSSHRSLQVIKNDDLEELKELGSGTFGTVYHGKWRGTDVAIKRIKRSCFIGRSSEQERLTSEFWHEAEILSKLHHPNVMAFYGVVRDGPGGTLATVTEYMVNGSLRHVLLSNRQIDRRKRLIIAMDAAFGMEYLHSKNIVHFDLKCDNLLVNLKDPARPICKVGDFGLSKIKRNTLVTGGVRGTLPWMAPELLSGSSSKVSEKVDVFSFGIVLWEILTGEEPYANMHYGAIIGGIVNNTLRPTVPSYCDPEWRMLMEQCWAPDPFVRPSFPEIARRLRTMSTSAAKAHAANHQVHK
- the LOC125591296 gene encoding putative nuclease HARBI1, with product MVDDTDEDDSQLINEYITMNIVKQPLCAHPNRGRQFVEELIHGHPDQCHFLVRMRPKVFLELCDTIEEKYKMRSSHNVTVKESVAMFLYICGHSITQRNAMRMFGHSQETISRKFHEVLDAMEQMAKDMFKPDHASLTQVHPKLRSDKRYWPYFRGFIGAMDGTHVPVVVSGRDQQRYWNRKSVCSMNILAICDMDMLFTYIYVGMPGSAHDAKVLALAMQGDPNFPHPPVGKYYLVDSGYALRRGYLGPYRQTRYHQNQFQNQAPPSNHKEKFNRRHSSLRCVIERTFGVWKGKWRIMQDKARYDIGTTRKLVAATMTLHNFVRKSSIHDPDFDVDWREENDQQPPMDDEDEAVLEEGAGSRQYMEGLRDNIAMDLWNTRG